The following is a genomic window from Neofelis nebulosa isolate mNeoNeb1 chromosome 12, mNeoNeb1.pri, whole genome shotgun sequence.
CTTTGGCCCGTGCCGTGGGCATCGCTAGGCAGTCCCCGAAGAGCACCTGAAGCAGCGGACCCTTTCAGAATTACGGGTGTCGCCCCAAGTGGCTTGACTCGGCATCCCTCCAACTCCTGGCTCAGCCCTCAGAccgagggtggggagggggcccgcGGACTGAcggcgggtggggaggggcccGCAGGGAGGGCCCTCCAGTGGGTCACCGCTCCTGTCCGCACTTGCACCAAGGAGAGCGGTGCCCCCATCAAGCAGCGCAAGTGACCCCAGGATGACCGTGATGTCTGGCCCCGCATTTAGGACGCGTCCCCAGGGGCCCAGCCACCTCCTGCCTCACTCGGCTTGTCTGTACAGACGGCCCCGGTCCTTCCGTTACCCGAAGGAGCACCGGCGTTTGAACAgaccctgcccccgcccccatttGCTTCACCTCccgggagccccccacccccggctggaccggggaggaagggaggccccGCGGCTCATCGCACTTGCCCAGGGAGCCTGtccagggcggggaggggcctcCCGAGCCTGCAGCCCTGCCCCACGTCCCGCAGCTTTGGGCCTGGCCTCACCCTGACCTCCCAAGAGGCCTCCTTTCCTGGGGgacctctccctcccttcatGTCCTTGTCCCCACGAGGGGGAAGGCAGGTGCCCTCCACCCGCCTGAGGAACGGCTCGGGTCAggggaggcctgggggtggggctgggggacacCAGCCCGAggctcacctccctccctccccagggcgcCCATCCTCTGGGTGGAAAGAAAGATGACTCTGTGGGCGATTCAGGTGAGTGGGGGGCATGGCTCCGGGTGGGCCCTGCTCTCCCCCCGTCCCACTCAGACTGCGCCCCTCCTAGGTCATCGTGGCCATAATAAGCTTCCTGGAGACGATGCTCCTCATTTACCTCAGCTACAAAgtgagtcccccccacccccgcctggccTGACCCTCCCCTCTGACCCCCCAGCCCGTCCCCTGACCTCCTGGCTTGcctttctccccccctccccgcccccccacggcCCCCAGGGCAACATCTGGGAGCAGATCTTCCGAGTCTCGTTCGTCCTGGAGATGATCAACACGCTGCCCTTCATCGTCACGGTGGGTGAGCGGCCGGCCGAGGAGGGGgacgccccggccccggccccctgACCCGGCTCCTTCACAGATATTCTGGGCACCCCTGCGGAACCTGTTCATCCCCGTGTTTCTGAACTGTTGGCTGGCCAAGCACGCTCTGGAGAACATGATCGTGAGCTCCCGTCCCCCGGTGCCGCGTCCCCCCCGGGAAGTCCCCGgccggagggaggaggggtgaaCGTGCGCGCGGGGCGAGAGACCAGGCCCGCGTGACCCGGGCCCCTGGACGGACCCTCCGCTGAGCGTCAGGCCCACGTCCCTTTCCGGGGCTGTCCGTGGGGAGCCTGACGCGGAGGCgggagggggcgcggggccgggggATGGGACCCGCTCACCCGCCTGCACCCGTGCCGCCGGAAGGGCCGGGCGCCGCCCCTGACAGCCCTTGTCCCGCAGAACGACTTCCACCGCGCCATCCTGCGGACCCAGTCGGCCATGTTCAACCAGGTCCTCATCCTGTTCTGCACCCTGCTGTGTTTGGTCTTCACGGGGTGAGTGTGCCCCCAGGAGCCCCGCCGCCCTCTCCCCCATCGGGCCGCAGCTCAGGAGGGCCCCGCGGTGGCAAGGGGCCcaaggacgggggtgggggggtggggggggtggggggacggccCGGAGCCCACAGCCCCGGGTGGGCTCGGGTCCCGCTCCTCTGGGACCCAGGGAGACCTAGGTCTGGCTTCCGGGTCTGCACCTCGGAAGGCTGGGCACCGGCCCGAGCCCCGTGGGGACCCTTTGGCACAAGGTCCAGCTGAGAACGAGGTCTGGGAACGGCCAGGGTgaagagtgggggggagggggtgtccccTTTCGTGCCCGGCTCCCGCCGGGGGTCCTGGGGTACCGGCCCTGCCCGCTGCTGGTGAAGGCGGCCACCACGTCCCGTTGCCCCGGCAGGGATGTGGGGCGGGCACCAAGGCCGGGGAAGGAGCGAGGAGGAGCCACGtgcttcctgcctcccctcccgcACGCCTGCCCGCACCACGCAGACCTCAGCAGAGGGGGACAGGCAGCCACGGGGTCCAAAGCTCAGCCTGCTTTCCTCCCGGCAGCCAGTGTGTCCTCCCATCCCCCTGGGGGAGGGTCTCCCCACGCTGTGTGCCATGGGCCCCCTAGGCCCTGCCGTCAGCAGCTCCGGGCGTGGGGCGAGGACTTGGGGTCGCAGGTGCGGGAAGCGGggccgtcgggctctgtgccccgTAGGGGGCTGTCCGGCCTCCTGCCCGACCCCCTGGGTGAGGATGAGGCTCCAGGCGGGGCGCAGGCCCACCCCGCCGACCCCCAGGCCCACGCTCCACCAGTGTGGGTCCACATCCGCTCAGGGCATGTTGCCCAGGGGCCTCGAAACAGCCACGGGTTGGAAAGGGAATATCCAGGGGGAGATCCGAGGGGCTGGGCTGTGCCCACTCTGGCAGACCGGGATGGGAAGTCCCCGGAGCCGTCGCCCGCCCCAGGTGTCCCAGGCCCCTCCCACAGCCCAGCGATGCCCGGACTTCCAGGACCTGCGGCATCCAGCACCTGGAGCGCGCAGGGGACAACCTGTCCCTCCTCACGGCTTTCTACTTCTGCATCGTCACCTTCTCCACCGTGGGCTACGGTGACGTGACGCCCAAGATCTGGCCGTCCCAGCTGCTGGTGGTCATCATGATCTGTGTGGCCCTCGTGGTGCTCCCGCTGCAGgtgagcccccagcccccacacagGCCGCCTCCGCCCAGCCCGGAAGCGGGCAGAGCCGGAGGCCCGAGACCCGAGGCCTCACGGCAGGGCGAGGAGCCAGGGGTGGCGTTCTCGCCAGGGAACCACAGGCCGCTGGTGCCACGCCTGCCCCCTCGGCCGCTCCTCCGGGGCCGGGGACAGATGCTCAGGACCCCGGATGCCCCCTGGTTATTCGGGAAGAGACGGAGCGCCCGTTCCCTCCCCGCGTGCTTCCCTTTAAGCCCGCTCGCTAGTTAGCACCGTGGGAGAAGCGTGGAGATGGCCACACGCCCGCTAAGCCTCCCTCCCAGGAGGCAGCAGCGGGGTCCCTGACGGTGCCACAGACTGGGCCTTGGAACGACAGAAATGTGCTCTCTCCCGGTCCGGAGCCTGAGTCCGAGGCGTCCGCGGGGCCAGCCCATCCTGGAGGCCCCGGGGGCGGCCCCCTGCACCCTCCCAGCTTCCGGGGCTGCTGGCCCTGGGCCCCCCTGGCTTTTGGCTGCGTCCCTCCCGTCTGTGCCCCGTCTTCACGTGCCTTCTCCCCGTGGGTCCCTCCGTGTCCTCTTTTGAGGACACCGGACAGTGGACAAGGGCCCACCCTGATCCTGTCTGACCTTGTCTCAACTAAGCACATCTGCAAAGACCGTTTCCAGATGAGGTCCCAGTGGGAGGTTCCGAGGGGACAGAGTCTCAGGGACGCAATGGGATCGGCTACGGTGAGGCCACGGAGCCCCCACCTCAGCTGGGGGGCACGTCGCCGGGCCTCCTTACAGATGCCCAGGCCCAGAGCCCGTAGCACAGCTGTGGTTGGTGAGGTTGGAGCCGAGCGCCTGTGTCAGAGTCCCCGTCCTGCGCAgggggcccccccaccccgggcccggCGCCTCCAGCTGCGGAGCCAGGCCTGTGCTTCAGGGTCACGGGGCCTGGTCGCCGCAACCTAGCAGGTGCTCCCTAAATGCGGTGAGCTGCTGGCACGTGGCCCGGCACAGGCGAGCACCAGACGGGGTCCTCTGCTCTGTTAAATACACGAATGGCCTCGATGCTGGGGTGGAAACGGCCGGGGACCCTCAGGGTCTGGCCGTCACCTGCACCTGAGTCAGGCTGCAGGGGGCGCCCCGGGCAGGCCAGCACCCCGGGGGCTCCGCGGGGATCCCGTCCCGTCGCCGTGACGCTTTTATCTGTCCTTTTCCTAATTTAAAAGGACTCCCGACGCTCCAGGCAAACATCCGGGAAGCGTGGGCTGGGCGGGTGGCATCCCCAGACCTGCGCTCAGCCCTGACACGGGCTCGTAACCACTCGTCCTGAAGGTACCCTTTCCATGTGCCCGCTTCCGGCTCCGGCTGCCACTTCCCCAGGGCGCCCTCGCGTTTCTCTGAGAGGGAGCTCGTCGTCAGCTCCGTGTCCGGGGTGCGGACTTCGGCACCGGATAACAGTCGCTCGGCCTCCTGGGCCGGGCGCCGGGGTGTCCGTTTCGCCCCCGCGTGGCCCCCCCCACGTGGCCCGGGGCGCTGGCGGCCGGGGGAGGTCCACGTGTGTGCCCCCGGGCCCCCTGagccccaggcgccccgctgtcCCCCGCTGTCCCCCGCAGTTCGAGGAGCTGGTGTACCTGTGGATGGAGCGGCAGAAGTCGGGGGGCAACTACAGCCGCCACCGGGCCCGGACGGAGAAGCACGTGATTCTGTGCGTCAGCTCCCTCAAGATCGACCTGCTCATGGACTTCCTGAACGAGTTCTACGCGCACCCCCGGCTCCAGGTGAGCCCCCCCGGGTGCCGTGCGCCTCGGCTCCCCCCGTCGGCCCCCGCGTCACACAGGCCGGCACGGGCAGGTCGGGGGGTGCCGAGCGGCGGCAGAGGTGAGTCCGCACGGGGACTGACGCGGCCCGGCCTGCAGGACTATTACGTGGTCATCCTGTGCCCGACCGAGATGGACATCCAGGTCCGCAGGGTCCTGCAGATCCCCCTGTGGTCCCAGCGGGTCATCTACCTCCAGGGCTCCGCCCTCAAGGACCAGGACCTCATGCGAGCCAAGTGAGCGCCGACGGGGGGTGAGGGTGTGGCGCTGAGGGTGGGAGGGCACGGATGCCGCCGTGGGGCGTCAGGGCGGGCAGCGGCCCCGGCCCCCTGCCCGCCACTCACCCGGCCAGACGGGCCCCTTGCTGACCTCACCTCGGGCACCTGGCCACACCCACCTCACCTGtcagtctcccccccccccacccccaccccacccccgccccggggaTGCTCTCAGGTTCCAGCGTGGCTCCACGTGGAGCTGGGGTGGGAAGACGGGCTGGGGGCCAGTTTTCTTTGAAAGACAAGCTGACTGAGTTAAGGAGCCGATGTCCTTACGTGGAACTTTCTAGAATGTGCCGGCGCGCACCCcgggaaaccccccccccccaccgccaccacaTTGTCATTCCAGaagcctctcctcctcctttgtgATGGAATGTGGGTGGTAGCCCGAGGGGAAGCAGGAGTGCCCACCTCCCGAGCCCTGGGCCCCACTATCTCACCTATAAAATTTCAGAAGGGAATCCAGCATGGAGGCGGCAGTGGCCAGGGGCCCGGCCTGTGGCCCGGGACCCAGCTGCAGGccgaggggctgggagaggcagaggacaAGCCGGGGCGGGTGGGGTgcagggtggagggggggtgAGGGTGCAGGCCTCCCCACCCTGGGGGGACCGAGCTGCAGCCAGAGGCTCTCCAGGTGAGAGGGGGACCAGAACAGGTCAGCCGGGTGCCCAGACCGTGGGAGGGACAGGCCAGCAGGTGGGCACGTCGTCACCAGCGAccgccccagccccgccctgGCGTGACGGGGTCACCGCGGCTGGTCAGTGCCCCGACACCGGCTCGGAAGCACAGAGTGAGGTGGGGTCTCGACGGGGCCCCCCCCCTTCCAGCTTGCGCCCTGAGCCCCCGACGGCCGAGATGGGAGCGTGGACGGGTCCGGGCAGCGCTCAGACCCGGTGCTTTGCAGGATGGACAACGGGGAGGCCTGTTTCATCCTCAGTAGCCGCAACGAGGTGGATCGCACAGCAGCGGTGAGCGCTGCAGGgggtcccccttcccccccccccccgccagagacaccccctcccccccggccagagacccccctccccccccgccagagacccccctccccccccgccagagaccctcccctcccccccgccagagaccctcccctccccccgccagagaccctcccctcccccccgccagagacccccctcccccccgccagagacccccctccccccccgccagagaccctcccctcccccccgccagagacccccctcccccccgccgccagagaccctcccctcccccgcccgccagagacccccctccccccgcgagacccccctccccccctgccagagaccctcccctcccccccgccagagaccctcccctccccccccgccagagacccctcccccccgccagagacccccctcccccccgccagagacccccctcccccccgccagagaccctcccctccccccgcccatcagcactgaccccccccccgccagagaccctcccctccccccgcccgtcAGCACTGACCCCCCCCGCCagagaccctcccctcctcctgcccgtCAGCACTGACcccgcacaccccccccccccgccagagacCCTTCCCTCCTCCCGCCCGTCAGCACtgaccccgccccccccgccagagaccctcccctcctcccgcccgtcagcactgacccccccccccccccccgccgccagaGACCCTCCTCTCCTCCCGCCCGTCAGCACTgaccccgcacccccccccccctccccgccccaggacCACCAGACCATCCTGCGCGCCTGGGCCGTGAAGGACTTCGCACCCAACTGCCCCCTCTACGTCCAGATCCTCAAGCCCGAGAACAAGTTTCACGTCAAATTTGCAGGTACGTTGGGGGCCGCGGGTGTGCACCCAGCTGAGTGTGCACCTTGAGGGCCGGGGCCGTAAGCGGGGGCTGGAGCGTGCGGAGGCGTGGCAGGAGGCACAGCTGAGTGTCCTCGCCCCGGCGTGGGGGGCAGTGGAGCCCATGTAAGTCTAGCCGTTTGAGGGGACAGTCCTGCACCCGGGGCCCGGGATCAGCGTGGGCAGGAGCCCAGGGCTGGTGCATCTGATAAGCATCTCTGGGGCGTGCTCCAGCCAGGGGTGCCAGGGGGCAGGTGGGCGGGCCCCCGAGCTGGGCTCCGGAGCACAGGTGAGCGGGTGCCACCAGCCCCGGAGTTCTCACCACGCTGGGAGTCGAGCACGGAGGTGCTGGGGCAGACGAGGTCGGGGAGGCGGGAGCTCCAGGGGGGGCGCTGGGCGGTGGGCCGCCTGCTGTGGGCCCAGTGGGGCCTGGGCGGTGACCCGGCCCCTCCTGCCGCAGACCACGTGGTGTGTGAGGAAGAGTGTAAGTACGCCATGCTGGCCCTCAACTGCATCTGTCCGGCCACGTCCACACTCATCACCCTGCTGGTGCACACGTCCCGCGGCCAGTGagtgctggggaaggggagacGCGGGAGGGGCGCCCAGGGAGGGTCAGAGCAGCCAAGAGGGGGGGGCCGGAGTGGGGAGCCACCAGGGGTCTGCTGGGAGTTGCAGGCAGGGACCAGGGTGGGGGTGCCCAGAGAGCCCTGGGTCGAGGGCACAGTGACAAGGGCAGGTGGGGcttggtttgggggagaaagtaCATTTGGTTCCCCACCGCtgggccgggggggtggggggcgggcagcatcgggggccgggggccgcccGGGGACAGAAGCCAGGCTGGGGGCCCCCAGGGCGGGTCCTCCCTGGAGGCTCGGCcatgcggggggcgggggggagggggtcaggggtcAAAGCGGTGACTCCGGCTGCCCGCCCCAGGGAAGGCCAGGAGTCCCCAGAGCAGTGGCAGCGAATGTACGGACGGTGCTCGGGCAACGAGGTATACCACGTGTGCATGGCGGAGAGCAAGTTCTTCCGGGAGTACGAGGGCAAGAGCTTCACCTACGCCGCCTTCCACGCGCACAAGAAGTACGGCCGggcaggcgggcgggcggggggcccTGGGCCGGGGACCGTCCCCCTGGGCTCTCCTCTCTGAGGCCGCTGGGGGCGCGGGCGCTGCCCCCTCCAGCCGCCCGCGCCCCCACCCAGGTACGGCGTGTGCCTCATCGGGCTGAAGCGCGAGGACAAGAGCATCCTGCTCAACCCGGGGCCCCGGCACACGCTGGCCGCCTCCGACACCTGCTTCTACATCAACATCACCAAGGAGGAGAACTCGGCCTTCATCTTCAagcaggaggagaagcagaagaagaagggCTTCTCGGGGCAGGGCCTGTACGAAGGGTCCGGCCGCCTGCCCGTGCACAGCATCGTCGCCTCCATGGGTGAGGCCGGGCGTGGGCGGGCGGGCTCGCTCGCGCGCGGGGCCCGACCGACTCCGGGCCCGGGGCCCCCGGGAGCCTCTGTCCGCCTCTGAGCCGGGAACCAGCCGCCCCCaggagggcctggggaggggcccgCCGGCCAAGCTCAGCCGCTCTGTTCCAGGGACCGTGGCCATGGACCTCCAGAACACGGAGTGCCGGCCGGCgcagggcggcgggggcggcaAGCTGACGCTGCCCGCGGAGAACGGCTCGGGCAGCCGGCGGCCCAGCATCGCGCCCGTCCTGGAGCTGGCCGACAGCTCGGCCCTGCTGCCCTGCGAGCTGCTGAGTGACCCATCGGAGGACGAGATGACGCCATCGGAGGACGAGGGGCTGTCCGTCGCGGAGTGAGTGCCGTGCACCCGCACAGCCGCTCTcgacgggagggggagggggaatgggcgtGGCCTGTGGAAGTCGCGGgtagggaccccccccccccccccccccccgggtgcgGCACCGGCCAGGCCTGGACGCCCCTGGCCCTTCCTGAGCCCTCCGCCTGCCCTGGGTTGGGGCCCAGGTCTTCCCGCTGCCCCAGCGTGTCCTCGGGGCTCCTCAGCCATTTGGCCTCGGGGCGGCGCGCTGACTGTTGCCATGGCCGGGTGCCTGCGCTCCTGCAGCGAGCCTGTGACCACAGAGGGAGCAGACGCGCCCTGGGGAGGGACCGGCTCTGAGATCCAGGGGAGTGCCCAGGGCTGCTGGAcactggggggcaggggtggggctggcctCTGAGGCCCTCCCTCCCCGGCACTGCTGGGGGCCGGCCCGGGCCGGCCGTGGCCGGGTGGCCGCCCCCGGGTTGGTGTGAGCCGGGCGCTGCTGGGGAGACTGGTCCAGCGCTGCGCAGCCAGCGGAGAGGGGCCGGGGGCCGGCGTCTGCCCGCTCGCTCGCTAGGGTGCTGGGGGCTTCGGGGAGGGAGGACCGGCCATCAGAGCCCCTCAGGGCTTTACCCGTGGTTTCGGGGCCTGGTGTAACTCGTACGTGTGTCCGTGTGCGTGTTGAGCGGCTCCTGGCCTCGGACCCCAGGGAAAGGACCGTGCCCTGTCACAGCTATCCTCCCACACGCAGGCCAGGGGCACGGACGGGTCCGCGGGGTTTGGCGCCTCCATGTGGCCGCCTGGGACGAGGCCCTGCTGTGCTCCGGGCCCCCGGCAGAGGGCTGGGAGGTCCCGTGGGGGGCGGGCTCAGGACCACCTCTTGCGGGTGGCCGGTGGCCGGGGGGGGGCATGCTGAGGGCTCCTGTCCTCCCCCAGGTACGTGAAGGGCTACCCCCCCAACTCGCCCTACATCGGCAGCTCGCCCACCCTGTGCCACCTTCTGCCTGTGAAGGCCCCTTTCTGCTGCCTGCGGCTGGACAAGGTGGGTCACCTCCCGCCACACTGTGTGACGTAATCACAAACCTACGGAAAAACTGCCAATGCAAGAGGGGACTCCTGGCCCTTTGCCCAGACTCCCCGTGTCTTGCCCTCGGTAAACGTGCTTCCGCTTTGGAGGAGTGATTTTCCCCGCCACCTGAGGGCAGGTGGAGCCCCCTTTCCACACCCCTGCGTGTCCCCGAGGGCGGGTGgaaccccctccccacacctgtgTGTCCCCAAGGGTGGGTGGAGCCCCACTGCCACACCCCTGTGTCTCCAAGGGGGTGGagcctcctcccctcacccctgtgtGTCCCCAAGGGGGTggagccccctcccctcacccctgtgtGTCCCCGAGGGCGGGTGGAgccccatcccctcacccctgcgTGTCCCCGAGGGCGGGTGgaaccccctccccacacctgtgTGTCCCCGAGGGCGGGTGGAGCCCCCTCGCCACACCCCTGTGTCCCCAAGGGGGGTggagccccctcccctcacccctgtgtGTCCCCGAGGGCAGGTGGAGACCCCTCCCCACCAAGGGCAGGTGGGGCCCCCTCACCACACCTGTGTGTCCCCGAGGGCGGGTGGAGCCCCCTCGCCACACCCCTGTGTCCCCAAGGGGGGTggagccccctcccctcacccctgtgtGTCCCCGAGGGCAGGTGGAGACCCCTCCCCACCAAGGGCAGGTGgaaccccctccccacacctgtgTGTCCCCGAGGGCGGGTGGAGCCCCCTCGCCACACCCCTGTGTCCCCAAGGGGGGTggagccccctcccctcacccctgtgtGTCCCCGAGGGCGGGTggagccccctcccctcacccctgtgtGTCCCCGAGGGCAGGTGGAGACCCCTCCCCACCAAGGGCAGGTGGGGCCCCCTCACCACACCCCTGCgtgttccctgagggcagggggaTCCCTCAGGTAATCTCAGCTCCCTCTCCCTACACTACACACACTCCTGCACACACATACCCCCGTGCACGCACACTACACGtatgtgcacactcacacacgtaCGCGCACACAGCACAGATCTCGTTTCTGCTAAGGGGCGGGTCCCCACaacacctccctcccttccctgacgTGACCGCCGCCCTCCCTGGCTCCAGCTCGCACTCTGCCGAGGGGACAGTCTCACGGCAGCCGCGTGGGGCAGACGGGCTTGACGGGCCGTGACAGGATGGGGCCGGTGGCTGTGGGCCATCCGGTGAGGGGGTCCCCGGGGGAGCCCGGCGTCACCGCAACGGCCCCTGTGTGCAGATGCGGGGTCAAGGGGTGGCGGGGCTAGGGGGCTCCCACACTTGCCGCCAACCGCAGGCCCCGTGGTCTGCTCACCCATGGGGGGGGCAGCCGAAGAGAAGCCCCCAGGCCACGGTCCTCCATCCTGAGGACCCTCCCCGTGTCCCCGCAGCTGGCCCTCTGGTTCCGGGTGAACCGGTGCTCACGGGCACGGTGACCGGGGGGGCCGGCGGCTCTATCTGCGGGGCTAACGctgggcccgcccccgccccccccctccccccccgccccgcagggCTGCAAGCACAACAGCTATGAGGACGCCAAGGCCTACGGCTTCAAGAACAAGCTGATCATCGTCTCTGCGGAGACGGCGGGCAACGGGCTGTACAACTTCATCGTGCCGCTGCGCGCCTACTACCGGTCGCGCAAGGAGCTCAACCCCATCGTGCTGCTGCTGGACAACAAGTGGGGCCCGGCccgctcccgccccccccccacccgcagatgccccgctcctcccctgccccgTCCCCAGGCCCTCCAGTCCTTGGTGGCACCTGACCTCCCTCCCTCGTGGAGTCCCCGGGAGGCctcgccccggccccggcccctgtGCCCGCAGAGCTCGGGGTCTGACCTGGGCGGGTCCCGCCCTCGGCCCGCGGTTTCCCCTTGGGTGAAATAAAGAGCAGCCCCGTTGTCTGATGTGCTGCGGCCCTGGGGGACCCCCAGGCAGGGCACGGGGGGCACACGGCCCAGCAGGACGGCAGCCCCaggacctgccccccccccccccaccaacaggCCCGACCACCACTTCCTGGAGGCCATATGCTGCTTCCCCATGGTCTACTACATGGAGGGCTCCGTGGACAAGTAAGGCGCCGCCTCCCTgcggagcccagagcccgaggggtgggggtggggggcgcccaTTTCTTAGCagaagcccctccccctccctcctccagagtCTCCTCCTACCCGGTGGTGGGGGGCCCAGGCGGTTGAAGACCACCGCCcgtggagggggaaggagggcacCCGAAGGGAGCTCCCGGGATCCCCGACCTGGCCctgagggaccccccccccccacgtggcctctccccacctccccctgcagCCTGGACAGCCTGCTGCAGTGCGGCATCATCTACGCGGACAACCTGGTGGT
Proteins encoded in this region:
- the KCNT1 gene encoding potassium channel subfamily T member 1 isoform X7 gives rise to the protein MARAKLPRSPSEGKAGPGGAPAGASAPEEPHGLSPLLPARGGGSVGSDVGQRPHVEDFSLDSSLSQVQVEFYVNENTFKERLKLFFIKNQRSSLRIRLFNFSLKLLTCLLYIVRVLLDDPALGIGCWGCPKQNYTFNASSSEINWAPILWVERKMTLWAIQVIVAIISFLETMLLIYLSYKGNIWEQIFRVSFVLEMINTLPFIVTIFWAPLRNLFIPVFLNCWLAKHALENMINDFHRAILRTQSAMFNQVLILFCTLLCLVFTGCPRPLPQPSDARTSRTCGIQHLERAGDNLSLLTAFYFCIVTFSTVGYGDVTPKIWPSQLLVVIMICVALVVLPLQFEELVYLWMERQKSGGNYSRHRARTEKHVILCVSSLKIDLLMDFLNEFYAHPRLQDYYVVILCPTEMDIQVRRVLQIPLWSQRVIYLQGSALKDQDLMRAKMDNGEACFILSSRNEVDRTAADHQTILRAWAVKDFAPNCPLYVQILKPENKFHVKFADHVVCEEECKYAMLALNCICPATSTLITLLVHTSRGQEGQESPEQWQRMYGRCSGNEVYHVCMAESKFFREYEGKSFTYAAFHAHKKYGVCLIGLKREDKSILLNPGPRHTLAASDTCFYINITKEENSAFIFKQEEKQKKKGFSGQGLYEGSGRLPVHSIVASMGTVAMDLQNTECRPAQGGGGGKLTLPAENGSGSRRPSIAPVLELADSSALLPCELLSDPSEDEMTPSEDEGLSVAEYVKGYPPNSPYIGSSPTLCHLLPVKAPFCCLRLDKGCKHNSYEDAKAYGFKNKLIIVSAETAGNGLYNFIVPLRAYYRSRKELNPIVLLLDNKPDHHFLEAICCFPMVYYMEGSVDNLDSLLQCGIIYADNLVVVDKESTMSAEEDYMADAKTIVNVQTMFRLFPSLSITTELTHPSNMRFMQFRAKDSYSLALSKLEKRERENGSNLAFMFRLPFAAGRVFSISMLDTLLYQAAAGPRHHARLRLPLRHENHGGGPVDPHVRPPLPEAVLLQRRDPHRHLQDRVPRLLQLGAT
- the KCNT1 gene encoding potassium channel subfamily T member 1 isoform X1 is translated as MARAKLPRSPSEGKAGPGGAPAGASAPEEPHGLSPLLPARGGGSVGSDVGQRPHVEDFSLDSSLSQVQVEFYVNENTFKERLKLFFIKNQRSSLRIRLFNFSLKLLTCLLYIVRVLLDDPALGIGCWGCPKQNYTFNASSSEINWAPILWVERKMTLWAIQVIVAIISFLETMLLIYLSYKGNIWEQIFRVSFVLEMINTLPFIVTIFWAPLRNLFIPVFLNCWLAKHALENMINDFHRAILRTQSAMFNQVLILFCTLLCLVFTGCPRPLPQPSDARTSRTCGIQHLERAGDNLSLLTAFYFCIVTFSTVGYGDVTPKIWPSQLLVVIMICVALVVLPLQFEELVYLWMERQKSGGNYSRHRARTEKHVILCVSSLKIDLLMDFLNEFYAHPRLQDYYVVILCPTEMDIQVRRVLQIPLWSQRVIYLQGSALKDQDLMRAKMDNGEACFILSSRNEVDRTAADHQTILRAWAVKDFAPNCPLYVQILKPENKFHVKFADHVVCEEECKYAMLALNCICPATSTLITLLVHTSRGQEGQESPEQWQRMYGRCSGNEVYHVCMAESKFFREYEGKSFTYAAFHAHKKYGVCLIGLKREDKSILLNPGPRHTLAASDTCFYINITKEENSAFIFKQEEKQKKKGFSGQGLYEGSGRLPVHSIVASMGTVAMDLQNTECRPAQGGGGGKLTLPAENGSGSRRPSIAPVLELADSSALLPCELLSDPSEDEMTPSEDEGLSVAEYVKGYPPNSPYIGSSPTLCHLLPVKAPFCCLRLDKGCKHNSYEDAKAYGFKNKLIIVSAETAGNGLYNFIVPLRAYYRSRKELNPIVLLLDNKPDHHFLEAICCFPMVYYMEGSVDNLDSLLQCGIIYADNLVVVDKESTMSAEEDYMADAKTIVNVQTMFRLFPSLSITTELTHPSNMRFMQFRAKDSYSLALSKLEKRERENGSNLAFMFRLPFAAGRVFSISMLDTLLYQSFVKDYMISITRLLLGLDTTPGSGYLCAMKITEEDLWIRTYGRLFQKLCSSSAEIPIGIYRTECHVFSSSEPHDLRAQSQISVSVEDGPDTQDARGPWGARAGGGGGGTHGRHSVGGDPAEHPLLRRKSLPWARRLSRKGPKPAGKAAAAEWASQQRLSLYRRSERQELSELVKNRMKHLGLPTTGYEDVANLTASDVMNRVNLGYLQDQMNDQQNTLSYVLINPPPDTRLEPNDIVYLIRSDPLAHVASSPQSRESSVGNKLASWHPETRDETQL
- the KCNT1 gene encoding potassium channel subfamily T member 1 isoform X5, which encodes MARAKLPRSPSEGKAGPGGAPAGASAPEEPHGLSPLLPARGGGSVGSDVGQRPHVEDFSLDSSLSQVQVEFYVNENTFKERLKLFFIKNQRSSLRIRLFNFSLKLLTCLLYIVRVLLDDPALGIGCWGCPKQNYTFNASSSEINWAPILWVERKMTLWAIQVIVAIISFLETMLLIYLSYKGNIWEQIFRVSFVLEMINTLPFIVTIFWAPLRNLFIPVFLNCWLAKHALENMINDFHRAILRTQSAMFNQVLILFCTLLCLVFTGTCGIQHLERAGDNLSLLTAFYFCIVTFSTVGYGDVTPKIWPSQLLVVIMICVALVVLPLQFEELVYLWMERQKSGGNYSRHRARTEKHVILCVSSLKIDLLMDFLNEFYAHPRLQDYYVVILCPTEMDIQVRRVLQIPLWSQRVIYLQGSALKDQDLMRAKMDNGEACFILSSRNEVDRTAADHQTILRAWAVKDFAPNCPLYVQILKPENKFHVKFADHVVCEEECKYAMLALNCICPATSTLITLLVHTSRGQEGQESPEQWQRMYGRCSGNEVYHVCMAESKFFREYEGKSFTYAAFHAHKKYGVCLIGLKREDKSILLNPGPRHTLAASDTCFYINITKEENSAFIFKQEEKQKKKGFSGQGLYEGSGRLPVHSIVASMGTVAMDLQNTECRPAQGGGGGKLTLPAENGSGSRRPSIAPVLELADSSALLPCELLSDPSEDEMTPSEDEGLSVAEYVKGYPPNSPYIGSSPTLCHLLPVKAPFCCLRLDKGCKHNSYEDAKAYGFKNKLIIVSAETAGNGLYNFIVPLRAYYRSRKELNPIVLLLDNKPDHHFLEAICCFPMVYYMEGSVDNLDSLLQCGIIYADNLVVVDKESTMSAEEDYMADAKTIVNVQTMFRLFPSLSITTELTHPSNMRFMQFRAKDSYSLALSKLEKRERENGSNLAFMFRLPFAAGRVFSISMLDTLLYQSFVKDYMISITRLLLGLDTTPGSGYLCAMKITEEDLWIRTYGRLFQKLCSSSAEIPIGIYRTECHVFSSSEPHDLRAQSQISVSVEDGPDTQDARGPWGARAGGGGGGTHGRHSVGGDPAEHPLLRRKSLPWARRLSRKGPKPAGKAAAAEWASQQRLSLYRRSERQELSELVKNRMKHLGLPTTGYDQMNDQQNTLSYVLINPPPDTRLEPNDIVYLIRSDPLAHVASSPQSRESSVGNKLASWHPETRDETQL